In Mercurialis annua linkage group LG5, ddMerAnnu1.2, whole genome shotgun sequence, a single genomic region encodes these proteins:
- the LOC126683126 gene encoding lysine-specific demethylase JMJ26-like isoform X5, which yields MNKKSLRTYERKRYSQKSNQVDEEEEYHKLSKKLRPKVTKVYDYYSDQDGEEDYPAKKKLKLKATDGVKTGLVTGIGNLHEVSLPKQHVLEENSAAAANNLSHNDATQVKPKRNREYTEKVCLMCHQCHRNDKGRVVRCQICKTKRYCIPCLTNWYPKMTEEEAAAACPVCRKLCNCKPCLRDLPKDLLNRLRELKVDKDMKLEHCKHIVHALLPFLRQLDKEQLIEKDIEARAKGLSPAHMEIQNANCPRNERITCDNCRTSIFDYHRSCSNCFSNICLLCCREICHGHLQRSDQEVVMEYIDRGFEYLHGKKGMYTKTDKLLSKNESKIQGSNSGWKANEDGSIACRCGIGNLELKCLFSGNWVSELLKRAEDARHAYELDQVKIPSKQCMCFNSHGDVDIGNSQLLKAASREDSDGNFLYNPRAKSIKEEDLNHFQYHWMRAEPVIVSNVLETATGLSWEPMVMWRAFRQISNECHEKLLDMKAIDCLDWSEVSMACYLVRINVRKFFDGYLTGRSDLVNWPQLLKLEIWPPIKFDELSPRHGAEFTLCLPFKEYTHPENGPLNLAARLPKDSLKPDMGPKTFIAYGWTQELGRGDSVTKLHYNMSDAVNVLTHTAEVTLEPDKLTAIERLKRAHRKQDLRELYSINQVLEEDADAEMQIGCVGASFDKGGADEGGAVWDIFRREDVPKLQEYLNKHFKEFRHIHCCPLQKIIHPIHDQTMYMTLEHKRKLKEEYGIEPWTFIQKLGDAVFIPAGCPHQVRNLKSCIKVALDFVSPENVGECIRLTEELRSLPQNHPAKEDKLEVKKMYLHALKWAMDVLEGTEDFRYTSWEGAFEATRHLRKFKSGRKLKRKACRHFGSFQGFSKFRNTSDNPVEVGNDVSESSKEISMEDPIEEGAELTAGESGKDESSSCQDKEKDTEKDILSHPANSSSSDNSVEVDNDVSESSKEISNEASTNEEGDSGEEESSSSQDKEKDTEKNILSDPAGSSSSDSSVEVDNDVSESSKEISNEASTNEEGTELTAGDSGKEESFNSQEKDTEKDILSHPACSSSSANSVEVDNDVSESSKEISNEASTKEEGAELTAGDSGKEESSSSQANSVEVDNDVSESSKEISNEASTKEEGTEFTAGDSGKESSSSQEKNAEKDILSHPACSSSSDNSVEVDNDVSESSKEISNEVSTNEEGTELTGDSGKEESSSSQDKDKDTEKDILSDPTGSSPLDNSVEVDNDVSESTKEIFNEASTKEEGTELTDKEKGTEQDTLSYPAASPPSDYESASRDTSAVCTFVSSDEPVDEDPITQINKLSAIVEEDQELHDFSFMDDIIVPKASASYISNLDEIKGATLVIRQILTLDISQITDSQRVLFLSALKFFQNVKGSAITPDIENQAGSILISWKSHEESESSSIRELEALKVGSKTYKALGKKKQEMADRIRTINTEGQRLEAEIKKMQDMIQELRSQQVKLVEECKSLSEHYQELTIKFKPLHSAFEAKKKEMVSWVEVCTKACEGKNACRMQWDTLNQLLLDSLHL from the exons ATGAACAAGAAGAGTCTAAGAACGTATGAAAGAAAGCGGTATTCTCAGAAGAGTAACCAggttgatgaagaagaagagtatCATAAGCTTTCTAAAAAGCTCAGACCTAAAGTAACGAAGGTGTATGATTATTATAGTGACCAGGATGGCGAGGAAGACTATCCAGCCAAGAAGAAGCTCAAACTCAAGGCAACGGATGGTGTGAAAACAGGGTTAGTTACTGGAATTGGAAATCTTCATGAAGTTAGTCTGCCAAAACAACATGTTCTTGAGGAAAACAGTGCTGCTGCTGCTAATAACCTCTCTCACAACGATGCAACTCAAGTTAAACCTAAGCGCAATAGGGAG TACACAGAAAAGGTGTGCTTAATGTGCCATCAGTGCCACAGGAATGATAAGGGCAGGGTTGTTCGTTGCCAAATTTGCAAGACCAAGCGATACTGCATTCCGTGCTTGACTAACTG GTATCCTAAGATGACCGAGGAAGAAGCTGCCGCTGCTTGTCCAGTTTGTCGTAAACTTTGCAATTGTAAACCTTGCTTGCGTGATCTTCCAAAAGAC CTTCTGAATCGTCTGCGAGAGCTGAAAGTTGATAAAGATATGAAACTAGAGCACTGTAAACATATAGTCCACGCTCTTCTTCCCTTCCTGAGGCAGTTAGATAAAGAGCAATTAATAGAGAAAGATATTGAAGCTAGGGCGAAAG GTTTGTCCCCTGCACATATGGAGATTCAAAATGCTAATTGTCCTAGGAATGAGCGCATCACCTG CGACAATTGCAGGACCTCTATCTTTGACTATCACAGAAGTTGTTCAAACTGCTTCTCTAATATCTGCCTTCTTTGTTGCCGAGAAATCTGTCATGGACACCTACAGAGAAGTGACCAGGAAGTGGTTATGGAGTATATTGATAGAGGGTTTGAATATTTGCATGGTAAAAAGGGGATGTATACGAAAACAGATAAATTACTGTCCAAAAATGAATCTAAGATCCAGGGGTCAAATTCAGGATGGAAAGCTAACGAGGATGGAAGCATTGCTTGTCGTTGTGGTATTGGAAATTTGGAACTGAAATGTTTGTTCTCAGGAAATTGGGTTTCAGAGTTATTAAAGAGAGCGGAAGATGCTAGACATGCTTATGAACTTGATCAGGTTAAAATTCCATCAAAGCAATGCATGTGTTTTAATTCCCATGGAGATGTTGACATAGGAAATAGTCAATTGTTAAAAGCAGCATCTCGAGAGGACTCTGATGGAAATTTTCTGTACAATCCGAGGGCCAAAAGCATCAAAGAGGAGGATTTGAACCATTTCCAATACCATTGGATGAGAGCTGAGCCTGTGATCGTTAGCAATGTTCTCGAAACTGCAACTGGCTTGAGTTGGGAGCCAATGGTCATGTGGCGTGCCTTCCGCCAGATAAGTAATGAATGTCATGAAAAACTTTTGGATATGAAGGCCATTGACTGCTTGGATTGGTCTGAGGTCAGTATGGCCTGTTATCTG GTACGTATTAATGTTCGCAAATTCTTTGATGGATACTTGACCGGCCGATCTGACCTAGTTAACTGGCCTCAGTTACTTAAATTGGAAATCTGGCCTCCTATTAAGTTTGATGAACTTTCACCCCGGCATGGTGCTGAATTTACTCTTTGTTTGCCTTTTAAAGAGTACACACATCCTGAGAATGGACCTCTGAACCTTGCTGCCAGATTGCCTAAGGACTCTTTGAAGCCAGATATGGGACCAAAGACATTTATTGCTTATGGATGGACTCAAGAACTTGGACGTGGAGATTCTGTGACCAAGCTTCACTATAACATGTCGGATGCG GTAAATGTGTTGACACATACAGCTGAAGTGACCCTTGAACCTGATAAACTTACTGCTATAGAAAGACTTAAAAGAGCGCACAGGAAGCAAGACCTTAGAGAACTTTATAGTATCAATCAGGTTCTGGAGGAAGATGCTGATGCTGAAATGCAGATTGGTTGTGTTGGCGCTTCATTCGACAAAGGGGGGGCAGATGAGGGAGGTGCTGTTTGGGATATCTTTCGGAGAGAAGATGTTCCTAAGTTGCAGGAATATCTTAACAAGCACTTCAAAGAGTTTAGGCACATTCACTGCTGCCCGTTGCAGAAG ATTATTCATCCTATTCATGATCAGACTATGTATATGACTCTAGAGCATAAGAGGAAGCTGAAAGAAGAATATG GCATTGAGCCATGGACATTTATCCAGAAACTTGGTGATGCAGTCTTTATTCCTGCAGGCTGTCCACATCAAGTGAGAAACTTGAAG TCGTGTATTAAGGTAGCATTGGACTTTGTTTCACCAGAAAATGTTGGTGAGTGCATCCGATTGACAGAGGAACTCCGTTCACTGCCCCAAAACCACCCAGCCAAAGAGGACAAGCTGGAG GTTAAGAAAATGTATCTTCATGCATTGAAATGGGCCATGGATGTTTTGGAGGGTACTGAAGA TTTTAGGTATACAAGCTGGGAAGGGGCATTTGAAG CCACTCGTCATCTAAGGAAATTCAAAAGTGGAAGGAAACTCAAAAGAAAAGCATGCAGACATTTTGGAAGCTTTCAAGGATTCTCAAAGTTTAGAAACACCTCAGACAATCCTGTTGAGGTAGGTAATGATGTCTCGGAATCAAGCAAAGAGATTTCCATGGAAGATCCAATAGAAGAAGGAGCTGAATTGACGG CAGGTGAATCTGGAAAAGATGAAAGTTCTAGCTGCCAAG ATAAAGAAAAGGACACAGAGAAAGATATACTCTCACATCCCGCTAATTCATCCTCTTCAGACAATTCCGTTGAGGTAGACAATGATGTCTCAGAATCAAGCAAAGAGATCTCTAATGAAGCTTCAACAAATGAGGA AGGTGATTCTGGAGAAGAAGAAAGTTCTAGCAGCCAAG ATAAAGAAAAGGACACAGAGAAAAATATACTCTCAGATCCCGCTGGTTCATCCTCTTCAGACAGTTCCGTTGAGGTAGATAATGATGTCTCAGAATCAAGCAAAGAGATCTCTAATGAAGCTTCAACAAATGAGGAAGGAACTGAATTGACAG CAGGTGATTCTGGAAAAGAAGAAAGTTTTAACAGCCAAG AAAAGGACACAGAGAAAGATATACTCTCACATCCCGCTTGTTCATCCTCTTCAGCCAATTCTGTTGAGGTAGATAATGACGTCTCAGAATCAAGCAAAGAGATTTCCAATGAAGCTTCAACAAAGGAGGAAGGAGCAGAATTGACAG CAGGTGATTCTGGAAAAGAAGAAAGTTCTAGCAGCCAAG CCAATTCTGTTGAGGTAGATAATGATGTCTCAGAATCAAGCAAAGAGATTTCCAATGAAGCTTCAACAAAGGAGGAAGGAACTGAATTTACAG cAGGTGATTCTGGAAAAGAAAGTTCGAGCAGCCAAG AAAAGAACGCAGAGAAAGATATACTCTCACATCCCGCTTGTTCATCCTCTTCAGACAATTCCGTTGAGGTAGATAATGATGTCTCAGAATCAAGCAAAGAGATCTCCAATGAAGTTTCAACAAATGAGGAAGGAACTGAATTGACAG GTGATTCTGGAAAAGAAGAAAGTTCTAGCAGCCAAG ATAAAGATAAGGACACAGAGAAAGATATACTCTCAGATCCCACTGGTTCATCTCCTTTAGACAATTCCGTTGAGGTAGATAATGATGTCTCAGAATCAACCAAAGAGATTTTTAATGAAGCTTCAACAAAGGAGGAAGGAACTGAATTGACAG ATAAAGAAAAGGGGACAGAACAAGATACACTCTCATATCCCGCAGCTTCCCCTCCTTCAGACTACGAGTCTGCTTCTCGAGATACATCCGCTGTTTGTACCTTTGTATCATCCGATGAGCCTGTTGATGAG GATCCCATTACACAAATTAACAAGCTTTCCGCCATTGTAGAGGAGGATCAAGAACTACATGATTTTAGCTTTATGGATGACATTATTGTTCCTAAAGCTAGTGCATCTTACATTTCTAATCTCGATGAGATTAAAGGAGCGACTCTTGTGATTAGACAAATTCTAACCCTCGACATTTCACAGATTACAGATTCTCAGAGAGTTCTATTCCTTTCAGCTctgaaattttttcaaaatgtgAAGGGTTCTGCCATCACTCCTGATATTGAGAATCAAGCGGGCAGCATATTGATTTCTTGGAAATCCCATGAAGAATCAGAATCAAGCAGCATCCGAGAATTGGAGGCTCTCAAGGTGGGAAGCAAAACGTACAAGGCTCTAGGGAAAAAGAAACAGGAAATGGCTGACAGAATTCGAACTATCAATACAGAGGGTCAGAGACTTGAGGCGGAAATAAAGAAAATGCAGGATATGATTCAGGAATTGAGGTCTCAGCAGGTTAAACTGGTAGAGGAGTGCAAATCGTTGAGTGAGCATTATCAGGAATTGACGATTAAGTTTAAGCCTCTTCATAGTGCATTTGAAGCCAAGAAAAAAGAGATGGTTTCATGGGTGGAAGTTTGTACCAAAGCTTGTGAAGGCAAAAATGCTTGTAGGATGCAGTGGGATACACTCAATCAATTACTCCTGGATTCACTTCACttatga
- the LOC126683126 gene encoding lysine-specific demethylase JMJ26-like isoform X4, producing MNKKSLRTYERKRYSQKSNQVDEEEEYHKLSKKLRPKVTKVYDYYSDQDGEEDYPAKKKLKLKATDGVKTGLVTGIGNLHEVSLPKQHVLEENSAAAANNLSHNDATQVKPKRNREYTEKVCLMCHQCHRNDKGRVVRCQICKTKRYCIPCLTNWYPKMTEEEAAAACPVCRKLCNCKPCLRDLPKDLLNRLRELKVDKDMKLEHCKHIVHALLPFLRQLDKEQLIEKDIEARAKGLSPAHMEIQNANCPRNERITCDNCRTSIFDYHRSCSNCFSNICLLCCREICHGHLQRSDQEVVMEYIDRGFEYLHGKKGMYTKTDKLLSKNESKIQGSNSGWKANEDGSIACRCGIGNLELKCLFSGNWVSELLKRAEDARHAYELDQVKIPSKQCMCFNSHGDVDIGNSQLLKAASREDSDGNFLYNPRAKSIKEEDLNHFQYHWMRAEPVIVSNVLETATGLSWEPMVMWRAFRQISNECHEKLLDMKAIDCLDWSEVSMACYLVRINVRKFFDGYLTGRSDLVNWPQLLKLEIWPPIKFDELSPRHGAEFTLCLPFKEYTHPENGPLNLAARLPKDSLKPDMGPKTFIAYGWTQELGRGDSVTKLHYNMSDAVNVLTHTAEVTLEPDKLTAIERLKRAHRKQDLRELYSINQVLEEDADAEMQIGCVGASFDKGGADEGGAVWDIFRREDVPKLQEYLNKHFKEFRHIHCCPLQKIIHPIHDQTMYMTLEHKRKLKEEYGIEPWTFIQKLGDAVFIPAGCPHQVRNLKSCIKVALDFVSPENVGECIRLTEELRSLPQNHPAKEDKLEVKKMYLHALKWAMDVLEGTEEYTSWEGAFEATRHLRKFKSGRKLKRKACRHFGSFQGFSKFRNTSDNPVEVGNDVSESSKEISMEDPIEEGAELTAGESGKDESSSCQDKEKDTEKDILSHPANSSSSDNSVEVDNDVSESSKEISNEASTNEEGTELTPGDSGEEESSSSQDKEKDTEKNILSDPAGSSSSDSSVEVDNDVSESSKEISNEASTNEEGTELTAGDSGKEESFNSQEKDTEKDILSHPACSSSSANSVEVDNDVSESSKEISNEASTKEEGAELTAGDSGKEESSSSQANSVEVDNDVSESSKEISNEASTKEEGTEFTAGDSGKESSSSQEKNAEKDILSHPACSSSSDNSVEVDNDVSESSKEISNEVSTNEEGTELTGDSGKEESSSSQDKDKDTEKDILSDPTGSSPLDNSVEVDNDVSESTKEIFNEASTKEEGTELTDKEKGTEQDTLSYPAASPPSDYESASRDTSAVCTFVSSDEPVDEDPITQINKLSAIVEEDQELHDFSFMDDIIVPKASASYISNLDEIKGATLVIRQILTLDISQITDSQRVLFLSALKFFQNVKGSAITPDIENQAGSILISWKSHEESESSSIRELEALKVGSKTYKALGKKKQEMADRIRTINTEGQRLEAEIKKMQDMIQELRSQQVKLVEECKSLSEHYQELTIKFKPLHSAFEAKKKEMVSWVEVCTKACEGKNACRMQWDTLNQLLLDSLHL from the exons ATGAACAAGAAGAGTCTAAGAACGTATGAAAGAAAGCGGTATTCTCAGAAGAGTAACCAggttgatgaagaagaagagtatCATAAGCTTTCTAAAAAGCTCAGACCTAAAGTAACGAAGGTGTATGATTATTATAGTGACCAGGATGGCGAGGAAGACTATCCAGCCAAGAAGAAGCTCAAACTCAAGGCAACGGATGGTGTGAAAACAGGGTTAGTTACTGGAATTGGAAATCTTCATGAAGTTAGTCTGCCAAAACAACATGTTCTTGAGGAAAACAGTGCTGCTGCTGCTAATAACCTCTCTCACAACGATGCAACTCAAGTTAAACCTAAGCGCAATAGGGAG TACACAGAAAAGGTGTGCTTAATGTGCCATCAGTGCCACAGGAATGATAAGGGCAGGGTTGTTCGTTGCCAAATTTGCAAGACCAAGCGATACTGCATTCCGTGCTTGACTAACTG GTATCCTAAGATGACCGAGGAAGAAGCTGCCGCTGCTTGTCCAGTTTGTCGTAAACTTTGCAATTGTAAACCTTGCTTGCGTGATCTTCCAAAAGAC CTTCTGAATCGTCTGCGAGAGCTGAAAGTTGATAAAGATATGAAACTAGAGCACTGTAAACATATAGTCCACGCTCTTCTTCCCTTCCTGAGGCAGTTAGATAAAGAGCAATTAATAGAGAAAGATATTGAAGCTAGGGCGAAAG GTTTGTCCCCTGCACATATGGAGATTCAAAATGCTAATTGTCCTAGGAATGAGCGCATCACCTG CGACAATTGCAGGACCTCTATCTTTGACTATCACAGAAGTTGTTCAAACTGCTTCTCTAATATCTGCCTTCTTTGTTGCCGAGAAATCTGTCATGGACACCTACAGAGAAGTGACCAGGAAGTGGTTATGGAGTATATTGATAGAGGGTTTGAATATTTGCATGGTAAAAAGGGGATGTATACGAAAACAGATAAATTACTGTCCAAAAATGAATCTAAGATCCAGGGGTCAAATTCAGGATGGAAAGCTAACGAGGATGGAAGCATTGCTTGTCGTTGTGGTATTGGAAATTTGGAACTGAAATGTTTGTTCTCAGGAAATTGGGTTTCAGAGTTATTAAAGAGAGCGGAAGATGCTAGACATGCTTATGAACTTGATCAGGTTAAAATTCCATCAAAGCAATGCATGTGTTTTAATTCCCATGGAGATGTTGACATAGGAAATAGTCAATTGTTAAAAGCAGCATCTCGAGAGGACTCTGATGGAAATTTTCTGTACAATCCGAGGGCCAAAAGCATCAAAGAGGAGGATTTGAACCATTTCCAATACCATTGGATGAGAGCTGAGCCTGTGATCGTTAGCAATGTTCTCGAAACTGCAACTGGCTTGAGTTGGGAGCCAATGGTCATGTGGCGTGCCTTCCGCCAGATAAGTAATGAATGTCATGAAAAACTTTTGGATATGAAGGCCATTGACTGCTTGGATTGGTCTGAGGTCAGTATGGCCTGTTATCTG GTACGTATTAATGTTCGCAAATTCTTTGATGGATACTTGACCGGCCGATCTGACCTAGTTAACTGGCCTCAGTTACTTAAATTGGAAATCTGGCCTCCTATTAAGTTTGATGAACTTTCACCCCGGCATGGTGCTGAATTTACTCTTTGTTTGCCTTTTAAAGAGTACACACATCCTGAGAATGGACCTCTGAACCTTGCTGCCAGATTGCCTAAGGACTCTTTGAAGCCAGATATGGGACCAAAGACATTTATTGCTTATGGATGGACTCAAGAACTTGGACGTGGAGATTCTGTGACCAAGCTTCACTATAACATGTCGGATGCG GTAAATGTGTTGACACATACAGCTGAAGTGACCCTTGAACCTGATAAACTTACTGCTATAGAAAGACTTAAAAGAGCGCACAGGAAGCAAGACCTTAGAGAACTTTATAGTATCAATCAGGTTCTGGAGGAAGATGCTGATGCTGAAATGCAGATTGGTTGTGTTGGCGCTTCATTCGACAAAGGGGGGGCAGATGAGGGAGGTGCTGTTTGGGATATCTTTCGGAGAGAAGATGTTCCTAAGTTGCAGGAATATCTTAACAAGCACTTCAAAGAGTTTAGGCACATTCACTGCTGCCCGTTGCAGAAG ATTATTCATCCTATTCATGATCAGACTATGTATATGACTCTAGAGCATAAGAGGAAGCTGAAAGAAGAATATG GCATTGAGCCATGGACATTTATCCAGAAACTTGGTGATGCAGTCTTTATTCCTGCAGGCTGTCCACATCAAGTGAGAAACTTGAAG TCGTGTATTAAGGTAGCATTGGACTTTGTTTCACCAGAAAATGTTGGTGAGTGCATCCGATTGACAGAGGAACTCCGTTCACTGCCCCAAAACCACCCAGCCAAAGAGGACAAGCTGGAG GTTAAGAAAATGTATCTTCATGCATTGAAATGGGCCATGGATGTTTTGGAGGGTACTGAAGA GTATACAAGCTGGGAAGGGGCATTTGAAG CCACTCGTCATCTAAGGAAATTCAAAAGTGGAAGGAAACTCAAAAGAAAAGCATGCAGACATTTTGGAAGCTTTCAAGGATTCTCAAAGTTTAGAAACACCTCAGACAATCCTGTTGAGGTAGGTAATGATGTCTCGGAATCAAGCAAAGAGATTTCCATGGAAGATCCAATAGAAGAAGGAGCTGAATTGACGG CAGGTGAATCTGGAAAAGATGAAAGTTCTAGCTGCCAAG ATAAAGAAAAGGACACAGAGAAAGATATACTCTCACATCCCGCTAATTCATCCTCTTCAGACAATTCCGTTGAGGTAGACAATGATGTCTCAGAATCAAGCAAAGAGATCTCTAATGAAGCTTCAACAAATGAGGAAGGAACTGAATTGACAC CAGGTGATTCTGGAGAAGAAGAAAGTTCTAGCAGCCAAG ATAAAGAAAAGGACACAGAGAAAAATATACTCTCAGATCCCGCTGGTTCATCCTCTTCAGACAGTTCCGTTGAGGTAGATAATGATGTCTCAGAATCAAGCAAAGAGATCTCTAATGAAGCTTCAACAAATGAGGAAGGAACTGAATTGACAG CAGGTGATTCTGGAAAAGAAGAAAGTTTTAACAGCCAAG AAAAGGACACAGAGAAAGATATACTCTCACATCCCGCTTGTTCATCCTCTTCAGCCAATTCTGTTGAGGTAGATAATGACGTCTCAGAATCAAGCAAAGAGATTTCCAATGAAGCTTCAACAAAGGAGGAAGGAGCAGAATTGACAG CAGGTGATTCTGGAAAAGAAGAAAGTTCTAGCAGCCAAG CCAATTCTGTTGAGGTAGATAATGATGTCTCAGAATCAAGCAAAGAGATTTCCAATGAAGCTTCAACAAAGGAGGAAGGAACTGAATTTACAG cAGGTGATTCTGGAAAAGAAAGTTCGAGCAGCCAAG AAAAGAACGCAGAGAAAGATATACTCTCACATCCCGCTTGTTCATCCTCTTCAGACAATTCCGTTGAGGTAGATAATGATGTCTCAGAATCAAGCAAAGAGATCTCCAATGAAGTTTCAACAAATGAGGAAGGAACTGAATTGACAG GTGATTCTGGAAAAGAAGAAAGTTCTAGCAGCCAAG ATAAAGATAAGGACACAGAGAAAGATATACTCTCAGATCCCACTGGTTCATCTCCTTTAGACAATTCCGTTGAGGTAGATAATGATGTCTCAGAATCAACCAAAGAGATTTTTAATGAAGCTTCAACAAAGGAGGAAGGAACTGAATTGACAG ATAAAGAAAAGGGGACAGAACAAGATACACTCTCATATCCCGCAGCTTCCCCTCCTTCAGACTACGAGTCTGCTTCTCGAGATACATCCGCTGTTTGTACCTTTGTATCATCCGATGAGCCTGTTGATGAG GATCCCATTACACAAATTAACAAGCTTTCCGCCATTGTAGAGGAGGATCAAGAACTACATGATTTTAGCTTTATGGATGACATTATTGTTCCTAAAGCTAGTGCATCTTACATTTCTAATCTCGATGAGATTAAAGGAGCGACTCTTGTGATTAGACAAATTCTAACCCTCGACATTTCACAGATTACAGATTCTCAGAGAGTTCTATTCCTTTCAGCTctgaaattttttcaaaatgtgAAGGGTTCTGCCATCACTCCTGATATTGAGAATCAAGCGGGCAGCATATTGATTTCTTGGAAATCCCATGAAGAATCAGAATCAAGCAGCATCCGAGAATTGGAGGCTCTCAAGGTGGGAAGCAAAACGTACAAGGCTCTAGGGAAAAAGAAACAGGAAATGGCTGACAGAATTCGAACTATCAATACAGAGGGTCAGAGACTTGAGGCGGAAATAAAGAAAATGCAGGATATGATTCAGGAATTGAGGTCTCAGCAGGTTAAACTGGTAGAGGAGTGCAAATCGTTGAGTGAGCATTATCAGGAATTGACGATTAAGTTTAAGCCTCTTCATAGTGCATTTGAAGCCAAGAAAAAAGAGATGGTTTCATGGGTGGAAGTTTGTACCAAAGCTTGTGAAGGCAAAAATGCTTGTAGGATGCAGTGGGATACACTCAATCAATTACTCCTGGATTCACTTCACttatga